gcatagacaaagtggagtgatcgtcctggttaaaatgcttataaagttgcacatccaaagatcgattcactccactgcgatgtccgttcattctagattgtaagctgtttcctgtttcaccaacataaatgagcccgcacaatgaacactcaattccatagattacgttttttgttgtgcaattcagaggttccagacatttggtagaatGGTCTTAcctgtcaaactactactgaactgttctgtagtgatgagcatactacaggttttgcagtttttaataccacactttgtgatagaacctgtataatcacaagctggagatgactttaaacagtccgtcagtagcatttgcatggtttaattgtctggtagctttctccatttctgtgataaaaattgccctctgATTGCACGTATGATGTCTTAGTAACATCCCGAAGGATAATCCGAGGGACACACGGATTTTGAGCTACTGTGCCCCGTGTAGCTGGTCGGGACCTTGTTAACCCGGGCGACGTCCAGCCGGTATGAATATATCTCTTATACAGTCCTTCATTATCATGTACCAAGTACCAGGTGGATGATGCCCTCGGGGACAATATGTCCACCAGCAGGAGCATCGACCTGGTcgtagtaaaataatcgcaatcataccaatccataatccaataacactaggtcaaaatttgtaagacaatagttgtaaacatagacacaaaacagcacagaacagacagtaaatagacggtacaaacaaagtcaaatccatgaaagaaagatatatggacctctggccaaaagaccaagaagtgatgtcaggtgtttcgaaaatagtaagcgcatcctgccccacatgtggcacccgccatatatcaatctgtaagtcagataggtagtggtaactaactaaggcccaatgtcaccgatgccatcagtgatcatttgtcgaagagagatattgtatttatctaccagcttgcgatacctgccaaaaaagcgtttgaatgtagagacaagtcttgctctggtgtaaccttgatttaacagtttgaaagagagatggccatgtctctctacaaaatcaccatatgaactgcatgctcttgcatatcgtataagctgggaaatgtataccccataagcaggtgagagtggaatattactgatgaggtgtggaaaattattatactaaagttgaaatcatctctcttgtcatatagcctagtagaaaggtgaccattagagtcaaattcaagtaaaatatccagatatgaagcagaagaggccgtttctgtagtttctttaatctccaattctggaggataaatcatagcgagatatttactgaattcagagttattcaatgaaataacatcgtctatgtatctaaatgttaggttgaaagtacgagctacagagacccttttctgcttgataaggttctggataaattctgcctcgtatgagaacagaaataagtctgcaagtaagggagcacagttagtgcccatggaattcctatacactgttggaaaatgtgtcctccaaattcaacaaatatgttgtcaatgaggaaatcaagcatattgataatgtctttctcggtataaaacactttagcattagttgtatttttaacaaaatatgtagaattataccctaataccacatatttgtaacggcgtgaaccgtttttgtagaaaaatgcttggttgatgatgtttttcaagcgttctttcaattatcatgtggtattgtggtatacaatgtggaaaaatcgaaagttttaatagatgttatttttgaaacagatcttgatttcaaattttccaagagttccttcgaattttttaatatccacatttgatttataccactccgagaaaagacaacatcacagtatgattgaagtccccgtttaacagtacaaagaacagaagtcagtatcttcgataactctgttgttgaacattttgaagatcctgcgataaacctagctttgtaaggtgttttgtggagctttggtatccagtataagctaggcaacttattatggtcatcctttgttgtaatattaaaattatccatgaatgacttatggtttgccaaaatttcagatttgttgaacattgattgtctgtaagtggagttggttgaggtcttagttacaccaagttcgtctataagacattcaaaataatacttcttacagacaaatacaatgttattggcagctttatcagcagggacgacaacatatttgtcatggatatcattcaaacacttaacagcatcaggatctttaaatacagaatagggtcttctgcaaacatgtgatcttagtcgaccaatacggccacgcactattttcctcacagatttgacccattctgacagtgtgtccaactctacatcctcccttttagcccatttcctggcataatcttcaactgagtccataatgatcttaaaattatggttccagttgatcctgcgaggttctctgaacttgggtccacaagataatatcttacgaaggtggtgatgttcaaccaagttcagatcaccagtgatgacatggccaactggagtatatttgaagggagatgtagagcagtcacaggatgctggtgtttgaaggaattcatcaatttttagtgccgcaatgccttattgtaattgaatattttattggagattgtcttggtgtattgatatgacagaataggtacagactggttcttaaagtatacaggtatagttgatgtaacctttttgtgtgtagtatattgctgatataaTGGCATCAATTAATTAGTCcccttaatacaataatgaaggcagaataaaacactaagaaggtggttaaacgagggggagaattattgctcatacAATGCTAGcagagttccagttagattattttggacacaactttaaagaaactaggcttgaaaagtgtcggtgatgaggcagctgaattaactttacagacagtaaatcaacagatgactgataatatgaaaatacttcaacatggtacagttctcattagatgtgtaaagttagctacgggagacgagtttgacgatttggttggatattatgctatgaaaacagataacagaacaacttgtgatattattataagtatcgataaagatcgcaatgaaatgagtattgaatgttttgttggtgggaatagagtagagaacgacttaggaactacatttgtacgtagagataaaagagtgaacactttagatatcagtgttattcatcggaaacgtctcattttatttgaagtaatggtcttgcgtcacattttaagttcagaggaaattactaaaattttatctatcgggtgaacaagttcgcaccgataggtaGCCATATCAATAACAAAGCCCGTTCCGGCTCCGGGGGTTACTGCATATTGGAGCAACGAGTAGTGTTCTGGGAGGTGTGAGGGGATTTTTGTAGCTTTTTTAGGTAAGTGTCTCAGATATAAAGTTACTTACTACTTATGTACGCACTGAatataatgaattttaaatttgacgcctgaaccaagcatggccagtgattGGACAGAAACGCTGTTCAATTTATCAAGGACACCCCCACTGTAAGTAAAACCTCTTGTTTATCGGGTCCTGGACGCCACTTTTTGTACAACTTCAGACTTGAGTTGAGCACCTAAGATTTCTTAGCCTGGTCAAACCTGACTTTCAAGGACTGACTATATAGCTTCGATAGACgagactagattctgtcaaatcgcaagtaaatatccgatgatATATATcgcagatttcaccacctcacagttctggccaaacccgacttccaaggactgactctagcttcgatactacacgatactagattctgttaaatcgcaagtaaatatccgatatatatcagagatttcagcCCTTTTTAGATCTAGCTaggccaatctaacttcgatattgtattaGTCTAGTgtccgtaaatatcggataacatataaaaataaagtgcaatgtcgcgatGTCCTCCCAAGCACGGTACCTCCATACGTATGTGGGTGGAAGGACTGTGGCGCAGTCAGTGACAAAATACtgagagaaaaaagaaagaaaaccaaTGTTTCATCATggaggtactacctccatgggttTATGGGCAGGCTGAATGGTATATGATATTCGTAGCAGTGTCCATCGAAAATTTTCCCTAGCGGTTTACACGTGTCGCATGACCAtaagttttctttctcaaagaaaCAGGTCTTTAGTCAAGATTTGAAAACTTCACTACTTGATACTGAACGAATGTGTCTAGAAAATCTATTCCACAAGGAAGCAGAGGCCTTGAAGTTCATACTTGAAGTCGTAGCTCTCTTTGTTTTCCCCCAGGCGAATAGGGGTTGCAACGGAAAAACCCTGAGTTGTGCAACGACAAAAGAGTTATTGTTTTTTCCTTCGCACGTACGAGGAATGGCTGCTGCTACAGCGACATACAAGAAAGAATGATCATTATAGAATTTGAGTCTTGTTCGtttagttttacatgtaagagaaACTTCGTCACTTGAACGGACAGatgaaatcaaaaacattagTATATACGCTGCCCCGCATATAAACAAGACTGGTTTATAATATTGTACTACTGTGACCGTCTTGGGTTTAGGCCTATGGAGGAAAttctatttgcatttttggcATTCTCTTTTATCGATTAGACTTTTCTGTGCAAGCAGCAAAAATACCGTAACATCAAAAATAAGCCACAAACTAGGAAAAATGCTTTTAGTAGGGTTGTGGATAGTTTCCCTCGCCTGAAGAGGCAGAATGAGCCTGATGGGCACTGCTAAAGCTGTGCCACTGTCAATCGCGACGTACTTGAAGTTCGCCGGCAATGTTAGCTGTGAGTTGGGTACAGCctccgtgtgttcccggcgttacacgggtTAGCCGGCATGTGAgcatttttttgtgtgtctgttaacataattaataagtcagcatatcaaaattagactacaatatatcataattggaccacatcaatatcttacatGGATATATTATACCTACAttagataaaaaagaaaaacctGTTTATAACCGCATGCTACGTACTGGGTTGGGAGAGAGTTGCCGCGGCCGGTGTACGGGCGGACCAAATCTTTTTGTCCGGGAACGCTTGCGCTTACAAATAGGCGACGTACGTCAATTTTTGTTTGAGTGTTTATCCCATTGACCGGAATGTTCTGCCCTGTGTATGCAGGACACTTGTCCATAAtaacggagaaaacatcaattttATAGTCATTCAAGTAGCCTGATCATGAACAGGACCATTGACACATGTCGTACCGATCGACATGATAACAGTCGTCGCTGACGAGTAATGCCACGATGCTACTGTCAGCTTAGAGATGACAGCGAGCGCGTTCACGTATAGCCGTAGTTTTAAGGGACTTTAGAGGGGGTGTTAAATACTCAAAATTATCGTGTGTCTCAAcgcatttattttcatttgcgACCATAAACATGGTgacttacatattttacaacataacatgCACTTTTGATGGTTTGCTAGTATCCGTTCGACTCAAATGACACAATGGACCATCGTTAGGTGAAACTACCGAAAATCTAGTTGTTGTGGACTTGTCAGgtgggagtgcagagaaatacttagaagagccaagtgtagaattaGGGATAAAGTcgagataatttgtttgcgttcctgccagccttatccgaaacagtctttgtagttttatcgccctcgttcacgctgaatattcatagacgtgggcactatacggTTCTCAGGGCCTAGACCatatagtgcccacgtcaaaatttgtatggccaaaagctggaatgTATTACACGCCGATGTGTATATAGACCACACACAACCCCAAACATAAAAAAGATCCACTGAAATCTATTGAGGCAATGGTacgaatttgtttttcaatggaCAATCaccattgttttttttcaagataTTAAAATTGATATCTCTTGAATTTAAATTCTCATCAATAGATTGAAGTATTTACGCATCAGTATTCAACAATCGCAGGTTGCAATTcgattgttatgtaaatttttatagTTCAATCGTTCGTGTCCGCAGGGTCTCTAGTTATGCCACCTGAGCGTCAACTTGACTGGGGCACTGAAATTTAGAATTGAAGTTTGCCGCTAAATTATATAGGTCTTAACTCGATttgaacttatttgggataattggataggaACTAAtttctgtttaatctgcaaaagtAAGCTCATCTCACTTTCTCTTTAAacaatgcacttgtttttatgagtagtttgtaatattttaacttttcagCCATAGGACacctaacgcttttgagaattttgaaaaaattacagatccAATTTATCCGAATCAGTTCCGATTGTTTTAAGGTAAAGTTTGGCCATTAAATTAAGCCAATTAAGTCCATTTTTAAGGTGTAATATTATAAACCTCTCGTTCTTTTTATCTTAAAATGTTTTCCGACAGATTGAAAATTTTACGGTCGGAGGCACTTCTGCAGATGTCCTTTGCTTGCAAAGGAACGCTTCACTGGTTTTCGCAGTACTGATGTTTTGTTGTTACGTGCTTTAAAGAAAACGCCTAATCCAACCGTTCTATTTTATCGTATTATAGTAAGTAGGGTGAAGAGGTCGTTAGAGTAAAAAACTAGACACAAGCAGGCACTCTACTGCAATATACTCACAAAGTGGTGAGCCTTCACTCCCTCTGCTAGGCATCTGCTGTGGATATATCACATCAACCAGACTTGACCGTTCCAGCCGTTTAACCTAATTTACCGACTCTGACGCAAAACCCACGCCAAAAATGATACTTTGAATGCTAACTCTGCCTCAGTAACCAAAGTCCTGAAAATTGTCAACTACTGTTATATGTAGTGGACATTGAGTAACCAAGTGCTGGCAGACATAATTTTGCAGAGAGGGCTCTCTATACAGTGTACACACTGTCAGCCGCTTTGCAATCGGAGAAGTATCTCAAGAATATTTGCGGAAGTGGCAGAAATGTTAAATAATTGTTATAGAAACTCCCAATTTTTTCATCATTATATACACCTATTAGGCATAATTTTGTGCTTTTGAGATATAAGTCCCGTACGGTGCTTGATTTATGTTCGGCTCTGAACTTGCTCTATTCGTTTAAAAGGGCAGCCTCCTCCAGTTGTTCAAGGTTTAAGTCTACCTTATTTTCCGTTCTAAACAGATACCTTGAGGACTGCTTAGTCCGTTACTATCGCTATCAACGCGACAGAGAAATTTACCACCAGGTTTGTATTTGACGATTCTGTTATTACCGCTATCCGAGACGTACATGTAGCCGCGTTTGTCTACAGCCACTCCACTGGGAGACTTCAGCTGACCGTCACCACTTCCTTCGGAGCCAAATGTATATCGGAAGCGACAGTAACCATCAAACACTTGAATTCTGTTGTTATCCTTGTCGGAAACATACACATTGCCTTTGCTATCAGTGCAGACAAACCATGGACTGGAAAATGGCCCTCTTTGTTTCCCGGTCCCCTAAAGGATTTGATATAATTTCCATCATGGTCATCTACAACGATTacgttaacacgattggaactaatttgggaaaattggatgagagtaattattaggaaaatgtaacgaaatcgaaatttttacagctgaaattttacaaaatgatagaatagtgtaaaatttaaaatattgttctcatcggacaaaacaacgaaaacacaacgattattgcatacctctttcatcggattcatttttatgaaaataagttcatttttgtgtaaatgtactgaagaaacgagacaaaatgcttaaaatttctctaattgacaaattttgagtcagggcacttttgaaatgcccctgactttttcatgaatttaaggcttcataaacataaaattgagtcagagcacattttaaaagaccctgactgacctaactgtaaatcaatcaaaaagcttcattttggtcgaggaagaTGGCAAACTAACATTATTACtattgtttcagtaatgaagagacttcagacaaactctcatgttttcattcaaatgtgaatattgttcatatgctTTGAACAATATTGTATTAGATActgtcatgcactgattcttactcataagatttcaacagcatcgtaaattgtatataaaatttaaaagatAGTAAGAAAATATGGTGTAAGAttagagaaatttcaaaaatacttgAGAAATTCtcccaatccaattatccaaatttagttccaatcgtgttgtttgAAGAATCATCTGCAGTATAGACCGTACCGGTTACAGGACATACAGTAATACCAGCAACGCGTCTAAACTTCCCTTCTCCAAAACACTTAAGAACTTTGCAACAGCTGCATCAAACAGACACGGATTCGATGACAATTgtgtaaatttcaatatatgGCGGAACTTTCCCGACATACTAAAAGACTGAGCTCTCGGATTATCATAATCACAAACCAATATATGTCCCGTTCTCGTATTTGTCAACCCGTATATTCCGCAGAATTGACCATCCCCTGAACCAATCCCTCCAAACTGACATATTAAGCCTTTCTTACGAATGACATGGATGCTAATCGGTGATCCATTTACCGGTTTCTCATGCATAAACGCCGACACTTCATGTACCCCTTCCATCTTTGCCCGagttttcaatgtcaatgtccCATTGTTATTACTGAATACTGCCATTTTCTCTTGGACATTGCCGGGTGACGTCACAACAACATCGACTTGTTTGATTTTCCCAttgcatttaatttgtgacGTTTCGTGAAGCGCCTCCATAGTAAGCGAGATTTCTCCATTAATTCTTACGAAAGTTGGTATGTCAGCCAATTTGTATAAGGTTCTGGTTGTCTCCAGCATGCCTAATTTCTTCTCCTTGCAGAAATCTCCACACGGTTGAAACAGCATGTAATCATC
This sequence is a window from Ptychodera flava strain L36383 unplaced genomic scaffold, AS_Pfla_20210202 Scaffold_76__1_contigs__length_567409_pilon, whole genome shotgun sequence. Protein-coding genes within it:
- the LOC139128891 gene encoding E3 ubiquitin-protein ligase TRIM71-like yields the protein MATVCSANSHDANMRHPNQEDGDKRLAEIRGEYDKRKVHLNSQIKELEIIEDNVVIASEYAENRVHYRDASQLMIAKKGLDTNVRELLALKTVVDTVEDDYMLFQPCGDFCKEKKLGMLETTRTLYKLADIPTFVRINGEISLTMEALHETSQIKCNGKIKQVDVVVTSPGNVQEKMAVFSNNNGTLTLKTRAKMEGVHEVSAFMHEKPGTGKQRGPFSSPWFVCTDSKGNVYVSDKDNNRIQVFDGYCRFRYTFGSEGSGDGQLKSPSGVAVDKRGYMYVSDSGNNRIVKYKPGGKFLCRVDSDSNGLSSPQGICLERKIR